The stretch of DNA ATTGGATTGAGTCAACATATTAAACCTTGCATTGATTGTTTTACTGAAGGGCCTTGACAAATAGTGCGACTGGAGTCAGAGCAGGCCGGAGCCCCGCGTCTCCACCGAGTCTGTCCCGGGTCGACCCTCGGCAGAATCCCCCAACTCAGGAGCTGTTCTCGCTCGGCCCCAGGTCGGGGTCTTCTCCCCAAAAGAACAGGTTCAATCGCCCGGTGCCCCGGGGCTGCAGAAAGATCTAAAGGGTCTGGGGAGTTGCTCGGAGGTGTTTAATGCCCCGCAGGCCGACTTTGTTCAGGTAAAACCCTTTGCAAACCACAACAAAAGCGCCCTGGGAAGATACAGGCCGGATCAGAGGGAGCTCCCCGGAGCCGCTGAAAGGAGAACACAGCCTCAAACAATGCAGGACAAGGCGATCTTATCAAAGAAAAGCCCTTTCAATGCCTTAATAACAACCGCGTTCTGTTTGAATTACCACTACTGAGCAAATGGCGGGCCGGCCTTCATCCCCCTCCCCGCCAAGCGCATTAACATCAACACGGCGGCAGGCGCATTTGAATGCGCGCGGTGGCCCCGACCCTGCGCCCGCCGGGAAAGGAAAGGCAGCTGACACGTCCTGGGAACCTGCGCTACCGCCCCCAGCCCGCCCGCGGTGGTGGCCCCTGTGTACAGAGGGGCAAACTGAGGATCAGACTAGATCACCACGCAGATGGTGTACGGGGGCCAGGTGGGAGCCACAAAGGACACCTCCCCGGGCCGGAGAGCCGGGCACAGGGGAGTTCTCCGAGCCGGACTCTCCAGGAGCGGGACTCGCCTTGGGGCCCTCGGGAGCGGCTCTGACTGGGGGCTGTCCTTTCAGTATCCGGAGAGGCCGGGGCAGCGCGACCAGGCCCCAGTGTGCTCTGCAGCTCGCGCCCCGAGGACCTTGGAGATGCCCCGCACCCCCTGGGAACCAAGGAGGGGGCTGGAGTCGGGGAGAGATGAGAGGGACTTGTCAGAATTCATTATTGACTGCGAAAGTCACCACCCTCTTTCCGGGCCCTAAAAGAGACAATGGCAGGGATGGGAAGGTGTATATCAAAGCGGACTGGGTCGGGTCCCACccgcctccccttccccactcgCCCCTTGACGGATGAGGCTCCGCAGAGGAGTCGGGCTCCGGCCGGCGGGCCGCCCCACATTAACATCACAAGGGCGCCCGGCGCCGACTGCGGCCTTGCCACCTTGGCGCAGGACTTCACAGCGGCCTCTCCTCCGCTGACCCCGCGGCCCAGGCTCCGGTGGCACGCCTCCCTCTCCCCCCCGCCCGAGCCTGCTCAGCGCGCATTCTCCCGGGACGCACCAAGGATCCCGGCCCGGCCCCGCGGGCCGGCGCCCCAGGCAGGCTCAGGATAGCCAAGGGCCTTCATCGGGCGCGCTCTCTGTCCAGGCGAGCGCGCCTCCTCTCGGGGGAAGGGACCCAGCCGACCCTCCAGGTCGGCCCCGAGGCCTCCTCCCCAGACCGCCGCAGTTCCCCCCGGTGATGGGTCCCGGTTTGTGCGCAGTGACGCAAAAAACCGAATCCGGGAGACAGCCCCCAACGGCTGCTCTGATTTATGCGGCTGTAATCGGCTATAAAACCCCTGCAAAGTGTCCATAACCTGCATGCGAGCCGGGCTGGGCCtgaaaggagggaagaggaaaaagcGGAAGTGCAGAGGGCTGGGAAAGACTTCATGGAGGGAAAGCGGAGCCAGCAGGACTCTCCCACCACACCTACTGGAGCTCCTTCCCCACTGGACACACTCAGACACCAGACGGGGCAGACCCGGAGCCCAAGAGCCTGCTCAGTCCCGCCAACCCGGGATATCTGCAGAGACATCTCTGGGGCAAGCTCGTTAAACGAATAtgcgcgcacacacgcacacacacactcacgcgcgcgcgcacacacacacccacacactcacacgcgcacacacaccaGACCCTGGGGAGGAAGGTTCCGGAGAAACGATCTCCGTCTAGAGCAGCGGCGGAGCGCGCACGACCcctgcctccccttctccctctgcagaCATGAGGGGACTCCCGGGGCGTCCAGTCCCAGCCCTCCGGCTTTTGATTGAAATGACCCCTGCGCAGATCAAAGGTCTGAAGACCCGggtgctccccccacccccgcgccGCACCTCTTCCCCACTTCGTTCCCGGGACCAACACTTTCTTTCAGCTTCGGCAGCTTCGCCCGGTTTCCCCAGCGCGGCAGCTCCGATCCTTACCTTTGGCTCCAATGGCTAAACCTGGTCCCTCGCGCGACCACGCCGCCCTCCCGGCCCCCCCGTCCCTTGCTCTTCCTGAGTGGCCGGGACAGGGAAGGACGGCGTGCCCCTAGAGCCCGGCCCTGGGGAGCTGCAGGGTAGCCGCGCACCGAGCGAGGACGGGCGGCAGCAAGCCGGGCGGACGCGATCACTGCGCTGCAGCCGCGCTGCGCCACGTTCCCGGGAGTCTCCCGAAGGTCTGAGGACCCGACCTTACGAAGGAAGGGCGGTGGGAAGGAGGGAGCCTCCCCTTTGCCTTACACTGAGCGCGGCTCCTGAGACCGGGACCTCCACTCCCGACCCCGCTATCCCCTACTCAGGGGCCAGAGCAGCAACCCCCGGGGGGGAGGGTCCAGAGCCCCCTAGACGCGGTCGCCCCGCCCCGTCCCCCTTGCGCGGAGTCCCCGGACGCGCGGGGACCGCGCCTTCCCCCGGCGCCCGCCAGCTCACCTTGGCTGCCCAGCGCCGGCTGCGCGGGCTTCCGCATCCACTCGCACAGGTTCCGCCGCTGGCCGCCGGGCGACAGCTGctcggcggcggcggtggcgacCGGCCCGGGGGGGCCGGGGTTGAGCGTCTGCAGCAAGCCGGAGGCGCAGGAGGGCGCGGCGGCCGGGTGGTGCGGGTGGTGGTGCGGGTGATGGTGCGGGTGGTAATCGGCTGGCCCGCTGTAGCCCATGGCGGCGGCCGGGGAGCCCCCGTTGAGGCCGTGCGCTACGGCGTTGGCGGCGGCCGCCGCGCCCCCCGGCGCGTAGCCGTTCCAGTCCTCGCGGAGCGGGGCGCCGTAGGCGGCAGGCCAGGACGGCCCCGGGGACTGCGCGCTGTCCAGgttggcggcggcggcggccgcggccgCCACATGGTATCCGCCGTAGTCCGGGTACTGCGGGGGGCTGACGAAGTTCTGCGGGGCCAGGTTGAGGCTGCCGGAGTGGCGCACGGAGCTGGGATACATGCTCACGTCCTTGTCCAGGAGGTAGCTCACGTACATGGTGGCGAGGGCCCGACGGCGAACCTCACCATGCTGCCCAGGGACGGACGCTGGAGGCTGCTGGGGGGCGCCGCGCTGGCGAAGGGGGCTAGGGGGCGCCGGAACGGCGGGTGGCTGCACTCCGGCCCGCGAAGCTCCGCCGGCTCCTCGCGGCGCTTCTGCCTCTGAGGCGGTCCCTGCCTCgggcctgcctcctccctccctccctccctcccgctctctcttccttctttcctcccacctcctttccaCTAGGCTGCAGAGGCGGGGAAGACCCGCCACCGGCTGGCGTGCGGAGCCCCAGGCCGGCGGCCTTACGTGATTAACGAGTGTTTACAAGACTCTATTAGTAATGACACAGACACCAATGGCTGGAGACGTCGAGGCGCAGCGCGCACCCGGCG from Bubalus bubalis isolate 160015118507 breed Murrah chromosome 13, NDDB_SH_1, whole genome shotgun sequence encodes:
- the CDX2 gene encoding homeobox protein CDX-2 yields the protein MYVSYLLDKDVSMYPSSVRHSGSLNLAPQNFVSPPQYPDYGGYHVAAAAAAAANLDSAQSPGPSWPAAYGAPLREDWNGYAPGGAAAAANAVAHGLNGGSPAAAMGYSGPADYHPHHHPHHHPHHPAAAPSCASGLLQTLNPGPPGPVATAAAEQLSPGGQRRNLCEWMRKPAQPALGSQVKTRTKDKYRVVYTDHQRLELEKEFHYSRYITIRRKAELAATLGLSERQVKIWFQNRRAKERKINKKKLQQQQQQPPPPSGPQPPQPQPGPLRSVPEPLSPVSSLQGSVPGVLGPAGGVLNPTVTQ